In Sorghum bicolor cultivar BTx623 chromosome 10, Sorghum_bicolor_NCBIv3, whole genome shotgun sequence, one genomic interval encodes:
- the LOC110431343 gene encoding RING-H2 finger protein ATL46-like, protein MAEPAASSSSSSGSFAPRRLYGAGVVRDELPYSGLAAAPPPPLPPVQVQVAASGGGGGGGGGGGGGGGGGGKISPAVLFIIVILAVVFFISGLLHLLVRVLVKKQHRRGGRGGTASASAAARGAGGGEAGGADVALQRQLQQLFHLHDSGLDQAFIDALPVFAYREIVVGGGGDGDKEPFDCAVCLCEFDAEDRLRLLPLCGHAFHLNCIDTWLLSNSTCPLCRGVLFVPGLMGEDTPMFDFEERLEEGRLSEDCDDGFGLPGLKASGLAQTPVAEKKVFPVRLGKFKNVGTQGAVEGGNANADANARVLSRDQGESSSSSLDGRRCFSMGTYQYVLGASELRVALQPGRIRNGAGGAMRGRPPGLSSINADIMEGKKICARNKGESFSVSKIWQWSNLKGKLPAGSDECSDAGSLPWMKRGGAADTSNL, encoded by the coding sequence ATGGCTGAACCGgccgcttcttcttcttcttcgtccGGATCCTTCGCCCCGCGCCGCCTCTATGGCGCCGGCGTCGTCAGGGACGAGCTCCCGTACAGTGGCCTCGCCGCCGCACCCCCGCCGCCTCTTCCGCCGGTGCAGGTGCAGGTTGCGgcttccggcggcggcggcggaggaggcggaggaggaggaggaggaggaggaggaggagggaagaTTAGTCCCGCGGTGCTCTTCATCATCGTGATTCTCGCGGTggtgttcttcatctccggccTGCTCCACCTCCTGGTGCGCGTCCTCGTGAAGAAGCAGCACCGCCGCGGCGGCCGAGGGGGCACGGCGTCGGCGTCTGCGGCGGCGCGGGGGGCTGGAGGAGGGGAGGCCGGCGGGGCGGACGTGGCGTTGCAGCGGCAGCTGCAGCAGCTGTTCCACCTCCACGACTCCGGGCTGGACCAGGCCTTCATCGACGCGCTGCCGGTCTTCGCCTACCGCGAGATCGtcgtgggcggcggcggcgacggggaCAAGGAGCCGTTCGACTGCGCGGTGTGCCTGTGCGAGTTCGACGCCGAAGACCGGCTCCGGCTGCTGCCGCTGTGCGGGCACGCCTTCCACCTCAACTGCATCGACACGTGGCTGCTCTCCAACTCCACCTGCCCGCTCTGCCGCGGGGTGCTCTTCGTCCCGGGGCTCATGGGCGAGGACACCCCGATGTTCGATTTCGAGGAAAGGCTGGAGGAAGGGCGGTTGTCCGAGGATTGTGACGACGGATTTGGATTGCCTGGGTTGAAGGCTTCAGGGTTGGCACAGACACCGGTGGCTGAGAAGAAGGTATTCCCTGTGAGGTTGGGGAAGTTCAAGAATGTCGGAACCCAGGGTGCGGTGGAAGGTGGCAATGCCAATGCCGATGCCAATGCCCGTGTGTTGAGTAGGGATCAAGGGgagagtagcagcagcagcttggATGGAAGGAGATGCTTCTCCATGGGCACCTATCAGTATGTTCTTGGCGCTTCTGAGCTCCGGGTAGCTCTCCAGCCTGGCCGGATTAGGAATGGCGCTGGTGGTGCAATGAGGGGAAGACCTCCTGGTTTAAGTTCGATCAATGCTGATATTATGGAGGGGAAGAAGATCTGTGCACGCAACAAAGGGGAGAGTTTCTCCGTGTCGAAAATTTGGCAATGGTCTAATCTTAAGGGCAAGCTACCTGCTGGTTCGGATGAATGTTCGGATGCCGGGAGCCTTCCATGGATGAAGAGAGGAGGTGCTGCGGATACATCAAACTTATGA